The genomic interval AAATAGTATAGCTCTAAATGCTCCATGGATAGAAGCGGCTTAAAATTTTTATCTTCAAGGGGACTACGTGGATTCAGAAAGATCATGCATATTTGCATAGAGCCTGAACCATTAAAGTAACAAGCGGAGAGTTTTAAACAACTTCTATTAGATTTATTTTCAATCAAGGGGTGAGAGGAATGTCTTCAATAAGAAAAGCTGGTGGATCTCGTGAACACTACTATAGGCGGAAAGGTTATTGGGGGGATGCAACCTTAGCTGATTATTGGAGAATGGCGGTTCTAAGCTCCCCGGAAAAAATAGCTGTGATGGATCTGCAAGGTACAAGTTACACCTATGCCGAATTAGATGATGCGGCTGGCAGAGTTGCATCTTTTTTGCAAGATGCAGGAGTGAAATATGGAGATTTTGTTTCTTTCCAATTACCTGGATGGGCTGAATTTACCGTTGTTTACATAGCCTGTCTGAAAGTGGGGGCAGTTGCGAATCCTCTTTTACCATGTTATCGACAAAAGGAATTAGTACATATTCTTAATCAATGTGAATCAAAAGTTTTTTTCTTTCCAATGAAATATCGAAGGCTGTCTTACTTGCCAATGGTTCAGTCCATCCTTTCTCAACTTCCTTGTTTAAATGAATTGGTAATTGTAGAAAAAGAAGAGAATGTATCTGATGGCAATACCTTTGGAAGGATACTGAAACAATATACACCATTGCCCGATCAGCGTGTGGGGCGGGCTGAGGATTTAGCGGCGGTTTTATTTACCTCGGGAACGGATGGGGCTCCTAAAGGAGTTATGTTTAATCATAATAATATGATTGCCAGTGAAAAAGCTTTTGCAGCCGCATTAAATTTTAATTATACAGATGTTATGTTAATGCCAGCGCCAATGGCACATGCTACCGGCTTTCATCACGGCGTAACGGTACCTTTTATGTTTGGTGCTACAAGTGTACTTCAGGATGTATTTTCTGCAGACACCAGCCTCGCATTAATCACACGGGAACGATGTACTTGCAGCATGGGGGCTACCCCCTTTGTTTATGATATACTGCGTGCGTTGCAAAGTCGGCAATATGACATATCTTCACTTCGCTTTTTCCTATGTGGCGGAGCGCCAATACCCAGACATATCGTTGAGGAAGGGCTGAAAGCAGGGCTCAAAGTGATTGGTGTTTATGGATCTACTGAAAGTGTTCCTCATACAGTGGTACGTCTGCATGATCCGATTGATAAAGTTATACAGACGGATGGTGCGCCGGTACCCAGTGTAGAGGTGCAGGCTGTTGATCCATTACGTCATCCAGTACCTGTGGGAATTGAAGGAGAAGAAGCCTCACGCGGTCCGAATGTTTTTATGGGGTATTTTAAAGATCCGGAAACTACTGCGCGTGTTTTTGATGAGGAAGGTTGGTATTATAGTGGTGACTTGTGTACTTTGGACGAGGATGGATATGTCAGGATTACCGGCAGAAAAAAAGACTTTATTATTCGTGGTGGGGAGAATATCAGCAGTGTGGAGATAGAAAATATTTTATTGCAAATTCCTGGTGTTTATGAAGCTGGTGTCGTAGCAATGCCAGATGAGCGATTGGGTGAGAGAATTTGTGCTTATGTAGTAATGCAAGAACGGAATGAAAGTCTGACTTTAAATAGTATAAAAGCCTTTTTTGAGGAAAAGAAGGTGGCCAAATGCAAATGGCCGGAACGGCTGGAAATCATAAATTGTCTTCCAAGAAATGCGGCAGGTAAGATACAGAAATTTATATTACGACAGGATATAAAACATAAATTGAGCCAAGAGAATGCCAAGATTGCTGTATACTAACTTCGGTATTGCCGCAAAATCAGTAAAAACAGAGGGGAGGATCGCTGATGAAAAATGGGGGATATGAAGATACGCTGATTGCTGCATTAGGCATTAAAGTAATCGAAATAAAGGATACGCAAATTGTTGCTACGATGCCGATTAACAATAGCACCCGCCAGCCAATGGGATTATTACATGGCGGAGCTTCGGCTGCTCTGGCGGAAACAGTAGCCGGTTTAGGTACCTATCATTTTATAAATCCAGAGATAGAATATGCCGTTGGTATAGAAATCAATGCAAATCACGTTCGAAAAAAAAGGGATGGTGTTGTCACTGCGGTGGGCAAACTGCTGCATCACGGAAAAACGATTATGGTATGGGATATTAAAATCACAGATGAACAAGAAAATCTTATATGTGTTTCACGATGTACGATAGGCGTATTTCCTAAAAAATGAGCAGACAAGAATTTAAAAACCCCCCATTCTTAGAAAAGGCTATGAATGGGGGGTTTTTATGCATCAAGAGAATGGCATTTGTATATTGCGTAATTAAAGCTAAAACAAGGAAAAGATAAATTATGATGCATATTCAGAACTTGTAATTGTCTTAGAGTCAAGAAGATAGGTCAAGAGGAAAGTTCCGACACAAGCAATCCATTCCATATAAATAACGTGAGGGAAAATGCGAATGGCTGGGAGTGTCTGCCAAAGAATTAAGACAATTAGACTTACAAGGATGGTATAAAAAGCAGCGTTCTTTCGGCAAAGTGAAGGTGCAAATAGTGTAAAGAGTACGATGACACTGAAGGAAGCTGTCAGACTAAGACCAATCATAAGGGTGTTGATGATACCGCTGATTGTCATTGCAAAAATAAGGGTTAACAGACCTAAAGCCAAAACAGAAATTTTTGTGACAAGTAGAAAACTTTTATCACTCATGTCTGGTTTTACGAATTTTTTATAAATATCTTGTGAAAACAATGTGGCGGAGCTCAGCAGTAAATTGCAAGCTGTGGACACATCTGCGGCCCATAATGCAGCCAATGTAATGCCTGCTAAAATTGGATTTAAAGACATGATGGTCATGGGAAGTGCCATTGCTGGTGCTGCATCCGGAAACATTGTTCTTGCAATGACACCCAGTAATGCACTGACAAAACCGATTGGCAGCATCATGAGACCACCAATGATAAATCCACGTTGTGCTGTTTGCACATTTTTGGCACCTAAGGAAATTTGAATGATGCTTTGCAAAGATAAATTCACTGTTACTAATACGAGGATCCAAGTTATAATGCCTGTAATGCCGACACCATCAAAAAAGCTAAGAAAAGGTGTCGATTCTGGAAGTTTGGCTTCGATGTTCGCTAAACCACCAGCTTGCCAAACGCATACAATTGTAGCTAAAATGATACCGATGTATTTTAAAGATACATTTAAGATATTAGAGAGACTTGCAGACCACATGCCGCCGATCATGGTAACACTAATGAAGACAACTGCGCTTGTCAGCATTCCTGTAGTCAGTGTAAAGATTTCCGGCATCAAAGCGGAAAGAATGCTGCCACCTGCTAAATACTGCAGGGACATGATGACGAGTTGAATTAGAATCTGACATGCAATGCCAGCAATCATACCCTTTTTATCATAGTATCTACCGAGCAGTTCTGGAATGGTTGTAATATTGAGCTGCCGATATTTTTTTGCAACGAGCATGCCCATGGCGATGGCACCAATGCCCCAAGCTGTAGTGTACCAACCTGCGGACAATCCTACTTTATATGCCTGTTCAGCAACACCAATCGTAGAAGCACCACCCACGGCAAGACCGACGATGGATACTGTGATAAGCGGGGTAGTTAATTGTCTGCCAGCTAAAATATAGTTGGCAGCACTTCCGGCAGAACGACGTTGCGCAAAATAGCTGATAACGAAAAGTAAGAGAATATAAATGCAGACGATAAGAAATGGAATATGCATAAGAAAACCTCCTAAAATAGAATTTATTTTTATGGAAATGATAAAAAAAACGCCCCTCATAAAGAGGGACGATAGGATCGTGGTACCACCCAAATTTAACCTTACAGACAAAATAAAAAGCGATACCGATAAGGGACGAATCACCGCGGTACCACCCTAGTTTGACCATAAGATCAGCTCTATGTCTGTAACGTAGACGAAACGGCAAGACCTACTTTTATTTCAGTCCGCAGTTCGGGAAGGAACTTCATGATGGATTTTCAACTAGTTTGCACCAACCACTAGCTCTCTGGATGAAAATACAAAATTACTTTTTTCCGTCATCACCAATAAATAATATATCATTGTAAACGATTATAAAGTTTTACAGTACAAATGTCAATATACAATATACTGTCAGGTTAAATTTTATGATGAAAAATGAGATTGTTTCTCAAAAATTGCAGGAAAAACGTTTACTAAAAGAGAAATTCTATAATTTAGTTTTATTTAAACGGAGGTTTTCATGTCTATTTATAAAAAATTTATGCAGTACTATAAACCATATCAGAAATTATTTTACATGGATCTATTGTGTGCTTTGATCGTTTCAATCATTGATCTTGTATTTCCACAGCTTTTATACTTTCTTACACATGGTTTATTTGTACAAACACCACAAGAAATATTGCGCGTGATTGGCTGGGTTGGGGCTGGTATGCTGTTTATGTATAGCATTCGGTATGTCTGTCAATATTATATTACAACCTGGGGGCATATCATGGGAGCCCGGATGGAAAGTGATATGCGGCAGGATTTGTTTGATCATTATCAAAGGTTGTCATTTTCCTATTATGATCGTAATAATACTGGCGAGATGATGTCAAAATTAGTATCTGATTTATTTGATATATCAGAACTTGCCCATCATGGACCGGAAAATATTTTTATATCATCAATTAAGATTTTAGGATCGTTCGCATTGTTGTTATTTATCAATGTTAAGATGACATTGGTTCTTTTTGCAGTTACGTTTGTGATGATTGTTTTTAGTATTTATAAGAATAGAAAAATGAAAGAAATTTTTATGAACAACCGTGAAAAAATTGCGGGCGTGAATGCTAGAGTGCAAGATAGTCTTTCGGGCATTCGTGTGGTAAAATCGTTTGCCAATGAAGAATTGGAACGTGAAAAATTTAATCACAGCAATCTGGAATTTTTAGTTACAAAAGAAGACAGTTACAGAATCATGGGCGGATTCCATGCGGGAAATGGCTTTTTTCAGGGCTTATTATATATAGCGGTATTGGTCAGTGGTGGGTATTTTATCGCCAATGGTAGTTTAGAAGTTACAGATTTGGCAGTATACGCGTTATATATAGGAATATTTTTAAATCCGATTGATGTTTTGATCAATTTTACAGAGCAATTTCAAAAGGGGTATTCTGGATTTAGACGGTTTGTAGAAGTTGTAGGAACAACACCGGAAATCCTTGATCGACCTGGTGCCGTTGTGCTGGAAAATGTAGAAGGAAATATCGTTTATCAAGATGTATCATTTCGCTATGATCAGACGAATGGTGTGCTGGATCAAGTGAATATTTCGATTCCGGCAGGTAAAACGGTTGCGCTAGTCGGCCCTTCAGGAGGAGGAAAAACTACGTTATGTTCTCTTTTACCAAGGTTTTATGATGTAACTGCAGGTGCGGTCTTAATTGATGGCAAAGATGTGCGTGATGTCATGTTAAAGTCTTTAAGAAGTGCGATTGGGATTGTGCAGCAAGATGTTTATATTTTTGCGGGAACGATTCGTGACAACATTGCGTATGGAAAACCGGATGCTACGGATGAAGAAATTATCGCAGCGGCGAGAAACGCCAACATTCATAGTTTTATCAGTAGTCTGCCGGAAGGGTATGACAGCTATGTTGGTGAAAGAGGCACCAGACTTTCCGGTGGACAAAAGCAGCGGAT from Massilibacillus massiliensis carries:
- the fadK gene encoding medium-chain fatty-acid--CoA ligase — protein: MSSIRKAGGSREHYYRRKGYWGDATLADYWRMAVLSSPEKIAVMDLQGTSYTYAELDDAAGRVASFLQDAGVKYGDFVSFQLPGWAEFTVVYIACLKVGAVANPLLPCYRQKELVHILNQCESKVFFFPMKYRRLSYLPMVQSILSQLPCLNELVIVEKEENVSDGNTFGRILKQYTPLPDQRVGRAEDLAAVLFTSGTDGAPKGVMFNHNNMIASEKAFAAALNFNYTDVMLMPAPMAHATGFHHGVTVPFMFGATSVLQDVFSADTSLALITRERCTCSMGATPFVYDILRALQSRQYDISSLRFFLCGGAPIPRHIVEEGLKAGLKVIGVYGSTESVPHTVVRLHDPIDKVIQTDGAPVPSVEVQAVDPLRHPVPVGIEGEEASRGPNVFMGYFKDPETTARVFDEEGWYYSGDLCTLDEDGYVRITGRKKDFIIRGGENISSVEIENILLQIPGVYEAGVVAMPDERLGERICAYVVMQERNESLTLNSIKAFFEEKKVAKCKWPERLEIINCLPRNAAGKIQKFILRQDIKHKLSQENAKIAVY
- a CDS encoding PaaI family thioesterase, whose product is MKNGGYEDTLIAALGIKVIEIKDTQIVATMPINNSTRQPMGLLHGGASAALAETVAGLGTYHFINPEIEYAVGIEINANHVRKKRDGVVTAVGKLLHHGKTIMVWDIKITDEQENLICVSRCTIGVFPKK
- a CDS encoding sodium:solute symporter family protein, which gives rise to MHIPFLIVCIYILLLFVISYFAQRRSAGSAANYILAGRQLTTPLITVSIVGLAVGGASTIGVAEQAYKVGLSAGWYTTAWGIGAIAMGMLVAKKYRQLNITTIPELLGRYYDKKGMIAGIACQILIQLVIMSLQYLAGGSILSALMPEIFTLTTGMLTSAVVFISVTMIGGMWSASLSNILNVSLKYIGIILATIVCVWQAGGLANIEAKLPESTPFLSFFDGVGITGIITWILVLVTVNLSLQSIIQISLGAKNVQTAQRGFIIGGLMMLPIGFVSALLGVIARTMFPDAAPAMALPMTIMSLNPILAGITLAALWAADVSTACNLLLSSATLFSQDIYKKFVKPDMSDKSFLLVTKISVLALGLLTLIFAMTISGIINTLMIGLSLTASFSVIVLFTLFAPSLCRKNAAFYTILVSLIVLILWQTLPAIRIFPHVIYMEWIACVGTFLLTYLLDSKTITSSEYAS
- a CDS encoding ABC transporter ATP-binding protein gives rise to the protein MSIYKKFMQYYKPYQKLFYMDLLCALIVSIIDLVFPQLLYFLTHGLFVQTPQEILRVIGWVGAGMLFMYSIRYVCQYYITTWGHIMGARMESDMRQDLFDHYQRLSFSYYDRNNTGEMMSKLVSDLFDISELAHHGPENIFISSIKILGSFALLLFINVKMTLVLFAVTFVMIVFSIYKNRKMKEIFMNNREKIAGVNARVQDSLSGIRVVKSFANEELEREKFNHSNLEFLVTKEDSYRIMGGFHAGNGFFQGLLYIAVLVSGGYFIANGSLEVTDLAVYALYIGIFLNPIDVLINFTEQFQKGYSGFRRFVEVVGTTPEILDRPGAVVLENVEGNIVYQDVSFRYDQTNGVLDQVNISIPAGKTVALVGPSGGGKTTLCSLLPRFYDVTAGAVLIDGKDVRDVMLKSLRSAIGIVQQDVYIFAGTIRDNIAYGKPDATDEEIIAAARNANIHSFISSLPEGYDSYVGERGTRLSGGQKQRIAIARVFLKNPKILILDEATSALDNESERYIQSSLERLSKDRTTIVVAHRLSTIRNADEIIVINHKGIQERGSHDELLPLDGLYAKYYKMQFEGLDELPDEV